The Amycolatopsis sp. DG1A-15b genome window below encodes:
- a CDS encoding bifunctional 3-(3-hydroxy-phenyl)propionate/3-hydroxycinnamic acid hydroxylase, whose amino-acid sequence MTDTDVVIVGNGPIGATLSVLLAQRGWRVTVLERRPRPYQLPRATSFDGETARLLAATGIGPDLGRITAPANGYQWQTADGQALLDIAFTTDGRYGWPDANTMHQPALEELLAARAAELPEITVLRGHEVVAIADGEHVQVTAVDSDDVSRTLTARWAVGCDGANSFVREHLDVPVTDLGFSYEWLLCDVQLTEPREFVPTNVQICDPARPTTLVGSGPGRRRWEFMRLPGENAAELNKDETAWRLMAPFGVTPETATLLRSTTYIFQARWADRWRAGHVLLAGDAAHLMPPFAGQGMCSGIRDVTNLAWKLDLVLRGSASESLLDSYGDERREQAREAILASVQLGRVICVTDPAAAAERDATVLANRRGKPAGRPEPAKPLTGGLHHESPGAGVVVPQGRVRLAGTTGLFDDVAGRGFVLLTTEETHSDFLAELATHVVRLDGTVDVDDVYRPFLARFGAASVLVRPDYHVFGTAGPGGLEALAGALRYRLRAAVPTG is encoded by the coding sequence TTGACGGACACGGACGTCGTCATCGTCGGCAACGGTCCCATCGGCGCCACGCTCTCGGTGCTGCTGGCCCAGCGCGGCTGGCGGGTGACGGTGCTCGAACGCCGGCCCCGGCCGTACCAGCTGCCGCGGGCCACCAGCTTCGACGGCGAAACGGCCCGGCTGCTGGCCGCCACCGGCATCGGCCCGGACCTCGGGCGGATCACCGCCCCGGCCAACGGCTACCAGTGGCAGACCGCCGACGGGCAGGCACTGCTGGACATCGCCTTCACCACCGACGGCCGGTACGGCTGGCCCGACGCGAACACCATGCACCAGCCCGCGCTGGAGGAACTCCTCGCGGCCCGGGCGGCGGAACTGCCGGAGATCACCGTGCTGCGCGGGCACGAAGTTGTGGCCATCGCGGACGGCGAGCACGTCCAGGTGACCGCCGTCGACTCCGACGACGTTTCGCGGACGCTCACGGCACGGTGGGCCGTCGGCTGCGACGGCGCCAACAGCTTCGTGCGCGAGCACCTCGACGTGCCGGTGACCGACCTCGGTTTCTCCTACGAGTGGCTGCTCTGCGACGTCCAGCTGACCGAGCCGCGCGAGTTCGTGCCGACGAACGTGCAGATCTGCGACCCGGCCCGGCCCACCACGCTGGTGGGCAGCGGGCCCGGCCGCCGCCGGTGGGAGTTCATGCGGCTGCCGGGCGAAAACGCGGCCGAGCTCAACAAGGACGAGACGGCGTGGCGGCTGATGGCTCCCTTCGGCGTCACCCCCGAAACCGCCACCCTGCTGCGCAGCACCACCTACATCTTCCAGGCCCGGTGGGCCGACCGGTGGCGGGCCGGGCACGTCCTGCTCGCCGGCGACGCGGCGCACCTCATGCCGCCGTTCGCCGGGCAGGGCATGTGCTCCGGCATCCGCGACGTCACCAACCTGGCGTGGAAGCTCGACCTCGTCCTCCGCGGCTCGGCGTCCGAGTCCCTTTTGGACAGTTACGGCGACGAGCGCCGCGAGCAGGCCCGGGAGGCCATCCTCGCGTCGGTCCAGCTGGGCCGGGTGATCTGCGTGACGGACCCGGCGGCCGCCGCCGAGCGGGACGCGACCGTGCTGGCCAACCGCCGCGGCAAGCCGGCGGGCCGGCCCGAACCGGCGAAGCCGCTCACCGGCGGCCTGCACCACGAAAGCCCGGGCGCGGGTGTGGTGGTGCCACAGGGCCGGGTGCGCCTGGCTGGCACCACGGGGCTCTTCGACGACGTCGCCGGCCGGGGTTTCGTGCTGCTGACCACCGAGGAGACCCACTCGGACTTCCTCGCCGAGCTGGCGACGCACGTCGTCCGCCTCGACGGCACCGTGGACGTCGACGACGTCTACCGGCCGTTCCTGGCCCGGTTCGGCGCGGCTTCGGTGCTGGTGCGGCCGGACTACCACGTCTTCGGCACGGCCGGCCCGGGCGGGCTGGAAGCCCTGGCCGGCGCCCTGCGCTACCGGCTGCGTGCCGCGGTGCCGACCGGCTGA
- a CDS encoding type II 3-dehydroquinate dehydratase: MPDVLLLNGPNLGVLGRREPEIYGTDTLADIEKAVAEEVRPRGWNVVPVQRDGEGELVGAVHAHRDTTVGAIVNPGALMIAGWSLRDALASYEPPWIEVHLSNVWAREQFRHDSVIAPLASGVVVGLGAFGYRLAARALLHLSPEPPNGLR; encoded by the coding sequence TTGCCCGACGTCCTTCTGCTGAACGGTCCCAACCTGGGTGTGCTGGGCCGGCGTGAGCCCGAGATCTACGGCACCGACACGCTGGCCGACATCGAAAAGGCGGTCGCCGAGGAGGTGCGGCCCCGTGGGTGGAACGTCGTCCCGGTCCAGCGTGACGGCGAGGGCGAGCTGGTCGGCGCGGTCCACGCGCACCGCGACACGACGGTCGGCGCGATCGTCAACCCGGGTGCGCTGATGATCGCCGGCTGGAGCCTGCGCGACGCGCTGGCCAGCTACGAGCCGCCGTGGATCGAGGTCCACCTGAGCAACGTGTGGGCGCGCGAGCAGTTCCGGCACGACTCGGTCATCGCGCCGCTGGCGAGCGGGGTGGTGGTCGGCCTCGGCGCCTTCGGCTACCGCCTGGCCGCGCGGGCGTTGCTGCACTTGTCGCCCGAACCGCCGAACGGGCTGCGCTGA
- a CDS encoding 27-O-demethylrifamycin SV methyltransferase produces MTKPTPNEIGKGYDAFADLLDQLWGENLHHGYWDDESATLEEATTRLTDRLAGMLPLRAGDRLLDIGCGNGEPAIRMATANDVMVTGISISEKQVERANDRAYKADVDDRVVFEYADAMELPYEDGSFDLVWALESLHHMPDRWHVIRQAARVLRPGGRLALGDFLLVPSPAGLEADAERVREVGKGVVAVVSLDEYQDHLREAGLEPESAEDVSQYTRPSWTKAAERFEGLREQALQHIEAAQFEVTLGRFRAFSEEPSLGYVLLTARKPD; encoded by the coding sequence GTGACGAAGCCGACTCCGAACGAGATTGGTAAGGGCTACGACGCTTTCGCGGACCTGCTCGACCAGCTCTGGGGTGAAAACCTGCACCACGGTTACTGGGACGACGAGTCCGCGACGCTCGAAGAGGCCACCACGCGGCTGACCGACCGGCTGGCCGGGATGCTGCCGCTGCGGGCCGGCGACCGGCTGCTCGACATCGGCTGCGGCAACGGCGAACCGGCGATCCGGATGGCGACGGCGAATGACGTCATGGTCACCGGCATCTCGATCAGCGAGAAGCAGGTGGAGCGCGCGAACGACCGCGCGTACAAGGCCGACGTCGACGACCGGGTCGTCTTCGAGTACGCCGACGCGATGGAGCTGCCGTACGAGGACGGGTCGTTCGACCTCGTCTGGGCGCTGGAGTCGCTGCACCACATGCCGGACCGCTGGCACGTGATCCGCCAGGCCGCCCGGGTGCTGCGGCCGGGCGGGCGGCTGGCGCTCGGCGACTTCCTGCTCGTGCCGAGCCCCGCCGGCCTGGAGGCCGACGCCGAGCGCGTGCGCGAGGTGGGCAAGGGCGTGGTGGCGGTCGTGTCGCTCGACGAGTACCAGGACCACCTCCGCGAAGCCGGCCTCGAGCCCGAAAGCGCCGAGGACGTCAGCCAGTACACCCGGCCGTCGTGGACCAAGGCGGCGGAGCGGTTCGAAGGACTGCGGGAACAGGCCCTGCAGCACATCGAGGCCGCGCAGTTCGAGGTCACCCTCGGCCGGTTCCGCGCGTTCAGCGAGGAACCGTCGCTGGGGTACGTCCTGCTGACCGCGCGCAAGCCCGACTGA
- a CDS encoding transketolase yields the protein MTAQVTRKQMRTVFAETVIESLATDPRVVMLTADISSWFFWEVKKDFPDRVHNFGIREQAMIDIAGGFALAGQRPVVHTYAPFLVERPFEQIKIGLGHQDVGAVLVSVGASYDDPSWGRTHQAPGDVALLDTLPGWTVHVPGHEDEVGPLLSKAIAGDNRVYVRLSERANSEAVPVSDGFTVLRRGSAGVVIAVGPVLDQVLAATATADVTVLYASTIRPFDHAGLRAAVGAAAPNVVLVEPYLRGTSAFEVTEALADVPHRLRSFGTWRDREARVYGTPEEHDRLFGVDAESLADSITRFVG from the coding sequence ATGACCGCCCAGGTGACCAGGAAGCAGATGCGGACCGTCTTCGCCGAGACGGTGATCGAGTCGCTGGCCACGGACCCGCGGGTGGTCATGCTGACCGCCGACATCTCGTCGTGGTTCTTCTGGGAGGTCAAGAAGGACTTCCCGGACCGCGTCCACAACTTCGGCATCCGCGAGCAGGCGATGATCGACATCGCCGGCGGCTTCGCGCTGGCCGGCCAGCGGCCGGTGGTGCACACGTACGCGCCGTTCCTGGTCGAGCGGCCGTTCGAGCAGATCAAGATCGGCCTCGGCCACCAGGACGTCGGCGCGGTGCTGGTCAGCGTGGGTGCCTCCTACGACGACCCGTCGTGGGGCCGCACCCACCAGGCGCCGGGCGACGTGGCGCTGCTGGACACGCTGCCGGGCTGGACGGTGCACGTCCCGGGCCACGAGGACGAGGTCGGGCCGCTGCTGAGCAAGGCCATCGCGGGCGACAACCGGGTCTACGTCCGGCTGTCCGAACGCGCGAACAGCGAAGCGGTGCCGGTGTCCGACGGGTTCACGGTGCTGCGCCGGGGCAGCGCGGGCGTGGTGATCGCGGTCGGCCCGGTGCTGGACCAGGTCCTGGCCGCGACGGCCACGGCGGACGTGACGGTGCTGTACGCGTCGACGATCCGCCCGTTCGACCACGCGGGTCTCCGCGCGGCGGTGGGCGCGGCGGCTCCGAACGTGGTGCTGGTCGAGCCGTACCTGCGCGGGACGTCGGCGTTCGAGGTGACCGAAGCGCTGGCAGACGTACCGCACCGCCTGAGGTCGTTCGGAACGTGGCGCGACCGCGAGGCCCGCGTCTACGGAACGCCCGAGGAACACGACCGCCTGTTCGGCGTGGACGCCGAGTCGCTGGCGGATTCGATCACCCGCTTCGTCGGCTGA
- a CDS encoding alpha/beta fold hydrolase: MRRFERAPDARARLVCLPHAGGSASFFFPLAKALAPAVEVLAVQYPGRQDRRHEPPVDSIGGLTNRLLEVLRPFGDRPLALFGHSMGAIIGYELALRMTEAGLPAPVHLFASGRRAPSRYRDDDVRGASDERLVAELRKLGGSDAAMLADPELLAMVLPAIRSDYRAVETYRHEPGRQLNCPITVFTGDRDPRVSVEEARAWEEHTTGPADLRVLPGGHFFLVDQAAPMIATMTEKLAVPALTGSAGGNS, encoded by the coding sequence TTGCGCCGTTTCGAACGGGCACCCGACGCGCGAGCGCGGCTCGTGTGCCTGCCCCACGCCGGCGGCTCGGCCAGCTTCTTCTTCCCGCTCGCCAAGGCCCTCGCTCCCGCGGTGGAGGTCCTGGCGGTCCAGTACCCGGGCCGCCAGGACCGGCGCCACGAGCCGCCCGTCGACAGCATCGGCGGGCTGACCAACCGGCTGCTGGAGGTGCTGCGCCCGTTCGGCGACCGGCCGCTGGCGCTGTTCGGGCACAGCATGGGCGCGATCATCGGCTACGAACTGGCGTTGCGGATGACCGAAGCCGGGCTGCCCGCTCCGGTGCACCTGTTCGCGTCCGGGCGGCGGGCGCCGTCGCGCTACCGCGACGACGACGTGCGCGGCGCGTCGGACGAACGGCTCGTCGCCGAGCTGCGGAAGCTGGGCGGTTCCGACGCGGCCATGCTCGCCGACCCCGAACTGCTGGCCATGGTCCTGCCCGCGATCCGCAGTGACTACCGCGCGGTGGAGACGTACCGGCACGAGCCCGGACGGCAGCTGAACTGCCCCATCACGGTGTTCACCGGCGACCGCGATCCGCGGGTGTCGGTCGAGGAGGCCCGCGCCTGGGAGGAGCACACCACCGGGCCGGCGGACCTGCGGGTGCTGCCGGGCGGCCACTTCTTCCTGGTCGACCAGGCCGCCCCGATGATCGCGACGATGACGGAGAAGCTGGCCGTCCCCGCGCTGACCGGATCCGCGGGAGGGAACTCGTGA
- a CDS encoding helix-turn-helix transcriptional regulator, whose protein sequence is MQRSCDTAGFLRRSASSWFNGRLDAGLHCARAAATGDRRESDELSQLAQFWYVGLLIKARDLDAGRRVLESADRGGAASDRMTAVAHNVRGSLLFAMGSVDDAMDEISTGLRIAERCGDRSLRPPSYVVLALGALRRADMRACRHFVDKLSDEALLGYFGQAPGAWVAAQAVEARSGVASAASLIAGIVTNPVVLKQLLVSEPAAASWLVRACVKLGAHDLAKASAEESAALAAEQPEFSVIRGSALHAAGLLEQDAAKLHEAADIHPDRWCAASAREDLASLLAVRCSERDRTIRILESVLDTYAAVSATRDSARVVNKLREYGVRRGTTRTVECEGAVPHGLTNTEFAVAELVSQGHTNNEVGRQLFISRHTVAFHLKKVFQKMNITSRVELAAAWKVFS, encoded by the coding sequence ATGCAGCGATCCTGCGACACCGCCGGGTTCCTCCGCCGCTCCGCCTCGTCGTGGTTCAACGGGCGGCTCGACGCGGGGTTGCACTGTGCCAGGGCAGCGGCCACGGGCGACCGCCGGGAATCCGACGAACTCAGCCAGCTGGCTCAGTTCTGGTATGTCGGGTTGCTGATCAAGGCCCGGGACCTCGACGCGGGCCGCCGGGTGCTCGAGTCGGCGGATCGGGGCGGGGCAGCCTCCGACCGCATGACCGCCGTCGCGCACAACGTGCGGGGCAGCCTGCTGTTCGCCATGGGCAGCGTCGACGACGCGATGGACGAAATCAGCACCGGGCTGCGGATCGCCGAGCGCTGTGGTGACCGGTCGCTGCGGCCGCCCAGTTACGTGGTGCTGGCGCTGGGTGCCCTTCGCCGCGCGGACATGCGGGCGTGCCGCCATTTCGTCGACAAGCTGTCGGACGAAGCCCTGCTCGGTTACTTCGGGCAGGCGCCGGGAGCGTGGGTGGCCGCGCAGGCGGTGGAAGCCCGCAGCGGCGTGGCGAGCGCGGCGAGCCTGATCGCCGGGATCGTGACGAACCCGGTGGTGCTCAAGCAGCTGCTGGTGTCGGAACCGGCGGCGGCGTCCTGGCTGGTTCGTGCGTGCGTCAAGCTGGGCGCGCACGACCTGGCGAAGGCTTCGGCGGAAGAGTCCGCCGCGCTGGCCGCCGAGCAGCCGGAGTTCAGCGTGATCCGCGGCTCCGCCCTGCACGCGGCGGGCCTGCTGGAGCAGGACGCGGCCAAGCTCCACGAGGCGGCCGACATCCACCCCGACCGCTGGTGCGCGGCGTCGGCGCGCGAGGACCTGGCGAGCCTGCTGGCCGTCCGGTGTTCCGAGCGCGACCGGACGATCAGGATCCTCGAGTCGGTCTTGGACACGTACGCGGCGGTGAGCGCCACGCGCGACTCGGCCCGGGTGGTGAACAAGCTCCGCGAGTACGGCGTCCGCCGCGGCACGACCCGGACGGTGGAGTGCGAAGGCGCCGTCCCGCACGGGCTGACGAACACGGAGTTCGCGGTGGCCGAGCTGGTGAGCCAGGGCCACACCAACAACGAGGTGGGCCGGCAGCTGTTCATCTCCCGGCACACGGTGGCGTTCCACCTGAAGAAGGTGTTCCAGAAGATGAACATCACTTCGAGGGTGGAGCTGGCGGCGGCGTGGAAGGTGTTCTCGTAG
- a CDS encoding cytochrome P450 produces MAMTATAKPSAKPVDLFSPEVVADPFGWYARLREEPLPHTGTLNIGTMMGGPDMWLATRYEDVLTVLTDPRFLTNPPSDSPLADIRDGVFKAMNFPEDLIPWMANKLNTADGEDHTRLRKLVSYALTARRVNALRPRVEKITEDLLDRMAELGADGSPVDIVEEFCFPLPVTVICELVGIDEPDRAAWHAWGNAMATMDGPKIPPALRQCIALSRELMARRRVEPKDDLVTALVQAQAEDPGRVSDDEIVGILFSLVTAGHQTTTYLIGNSVLFLLEQPDQLARLKAEPALWAQAVRELQRLGPLQFTQARFPSEDVELGGVTIPRGTPVAPLLLAANTDPRKFPEPDKLLVDRLSVANEMHLSFGKGIHRCLGQHLAYQEAEVALHGLFTRFPDLTLAVPRDEIPWILRPAFTRTKTLPLKLA; encoded by the coding sequence ATGGCCATGACCGCCACCGCCAAGCCTTCGGCCAAGCCGGTCGACCTGTTCTCACCGGAAGTGGTCGCCGACCCGTTCGGCTGGTACGCGCGGTTGCGCGAAGAACCGTTGCCGCACACCGGGACGCTGAACATCGGCACCATGATGGGCGGGCCGGACATGTGGCTGGCCACCCGCTACGAGGACGTGCTCACGGTCCTCACCGACCCGCGCTTCCTCACCAACCCGCCGTCGGACTCGCCGCTGGCCGACATCCGCGACGGCGTCTTCAAGGCGATGAACTTCCCCGAAGACCTCATCCCGTGGATGGCCAACAAGCTCAACACCGCCGACGGCGAGGACCACACGCGGCTGCGCAAGCTGGTCTCGTACGCGCTGACCGCGCGCCGCGTCAACGCGCTGCGGCCGCGCGTCGAGAAGATCACCGAGGACCTGCTCGACCGGATGGCCGAACTGGGTGCGGACGGGTCGCCGGTCGACATCGTCGAGGAGTTCTGCTTCCCGCTGCCGGTCACGGTCATCTGCGAGCTGGTCGGCATCGACGAACCCGACCGCGCGGCCTGGCACGCCTGGGGCAACGCGATGGCGACGATGGACGGGCCGAAGATCCCGCCCGCCCTGCGCCAGTGCATCGCCCTCTCGCGCGAGCTGATGGCACGACGGCGCGTCGAGCCGAAGGACGACCTGGTCACCGCCCTGGTGCAAGCCCAGGCGGAGGATCCGGGCCGGGTGTCCGACGACGAGATCGTCGGCATCCTGTTCAGCCTCGTCACGGCCGGGCACCAGACGACGACCTACCTGATCGGGAACTCCGTGCTGTTCCTGCTCGAGCAGCCCGACCAGCTCGCGCGGCTGAAGGCCGAGCCGGCGCTGTGGGCGCAGGCCGTGCGCGAGCTGCAGCGCCTGGGCCCGCTCCAGTTCACGCAGGCCCGCTTCCCTTCGGAAGACGTCGAACTGGGCGGCGTCACCATCCCGCGGGGGACGCCGGTCGCGCCGCTGCTGCTGGCCGCCAACACCGACCCGCGCAAGTTCCCGGAGCCGGACAAGCTGCTCGTCGACCGGCTGAGCGTCGCCAACGAGATGCACCTGTCCTTCGGCAAGGGCATCCACCGCTGCCTGGGCCAGCACCTCGCCTACCAGGAGGCCGAGGTGGCGCTGCACGGGCTGTTCACCCGGTTCCCGGACCTGACCCTGGCCGTGCCGCGCGACGAGATCCCGTGGATCCTGCGGCCGGCGTTCACCCGGACCAAGACGCTCCCCCTGAAGCTCGCCTGA
- a CDS encoding acyltransferase: MTRAAVRRALAPSESIHAVKEAYIGYTVRAEGRLDPEALTTAFEAVCRAYPQLSARVEFTGEGAVLTESGTRPEIRFADGDPSRPLAGLDLDQSRALSALNVVRDGDEAGVCLAIQHSVADAHHATAILSALWSCYTDVVEGVPLDLGRHPYPRSLEDLLAERGIHANGTVTPAAPPATRPDPVIRHVVQHRLTEAETTTLAELGHREKVTINGLVSGAVLLAEAEIRDMPLTDLVHRYSVNLRSRLTPPVGATEGTNVLGGVGFKVTDELPHDAVAIGQAIGEQLRAGLADGSVQRSILDMFARPAAAKPWDPKLALAVVSVMNWGVAPPMRTPHGLRLTNLHSASRMRETIALGGYVLSSFGGRVGIDLGWPEGDPSLPQRLDCLREQLARLTRDL, encoded by the coding sequence GTGACGCGAGCGGCTGTCCGGCGCGCGCTGGCGCCCAGCGAGAGCATCCACGCCGTCAAAGAGGCCTACATCGGGTACACCGTGCGCGCCGAGGGCCGGCTCGATCCCGAGGCGCTGACGACCGCGTTCGAAGCGGTCTGCCGCGCCTACCCCCAGCTTTCGGCCCGGGTGGAGTTCACCGGCGAAGGCGCGGTGCTCACCGAGTCCGGCACGCGGCCGGAAATCCGGTTCGCCGACGGCGACCCGTCCCGGCCACTCGCGGGACTGGACCTCGACCAGAGCCGGGCGCTGAGCGCGCTCAACGTCGTCCGCGACGGCGACGAAGCCGGCGTCTGCCTGGCGATCCAGCACAGCGTCGCCGACGCCCACCACGCCACCGCGATCCTCTCGGCGCTCTGGTCCTGCTACACCGACGTCGTCGAAGGTGTGCCGCTCGACCTGGGCCGGCACCCGTACCCGCGGTCGCTGGAGGACCTGCTGGCCGAACGCGGCATCCACGCGAACGGCACCGTCACCCCGGCGGCGCCACCCGCGACCCGGCCGGATCCCGTCATCCGGCACGTCGTCCAGCACCGGCTGACCGAAGCCGAAACGACGACGCTGGCGGAACTGGGCCACCGCGAGAAGGTGACGATCAACGGTCTCGTGTCGGGCGCGGTGCTGCTCGCCGAGGCCGAGATCCGCGACATGCCGCTGACCGACCTCGTCCACCGGTACTCGGTGAACCTGCGCAGCAGGCTCACTCCCCCGGTCGGCGCGACCGAGGGCACGAACGTGCTCGGCGGGGTCGGGTTCAAGGTCACCGACGAGCTCCCGCACGACGCCGTCGCGATCGGCCAGGCCATCGGCGAGCAGCTGCGGGCCGGCCTCGCCGACGGGTCCGTGCAGCGCAGCATCCTGGACATGTTCGCGCGGCCCGCCGCCGCGAAACCGTGGGACCCGAAGCTCGCCCTCGCCGTGGTCAGCGTCATGAACTGGGGCGTCGCCCCGCCGATGCGCACCCCGCACGGCCTGCGGCTGACCAACCTGCACTCGGCGTCCCGGATGCGGGAGACCATCGCGCTCGGCGGCTACGTGCTGAGCAGCTTCGGCGGCCGGGTGGGCATCGACCTCGGCTGGCCCGAGGGCGATCCGTCGCTGCCGCAGCGCCTCGACTGCCTGCGCGAACAGCTGGCCCGCCTGACTCGCGACCTGTGA
- a CDS encoding cytochrome P450 — protein sequence MTTKVTENAPSTESLRSPLPPEFVRREDPFRVPPALVAVGERGPVARATLAAGDPFWLVSGYEEARAVLSDPRFSSDRFQYHPRFKELSPEFRERLRDDKARAGSFINMDPPEHTRYRKLLTGQFTVRRIRELSARIDEIVAGRVDAMLAGGTTADLMTEFAFPAPSLMICELLGVRYEDRAEFQQRASALLQMNAPVAEAVKNADALRAFMQELVTDKRKNPAGDLISGLIHHAGADPALTDDELINIANLLLIAGYDTTASMLGLGIFVLLQRPDQLATLRDDPSRIADAVEELLRYLSVVNPGIFRFAKEDLEFAGEHIPAGSTVVVSVVATNRDERQWPDPDLDLTRPRGPHLAFGHGVHQCLGQQLARMEMQAGYAELLRRLPNLRLAVPPEEVPLRNDMLTYGVHSLPIAWDAP from the coding sequence GTGACGACCAAAGTGACCGAAAACGCGCCCAGCACCGAATCGCTGCGCTCACCACTGCCCCCGGAGTTCGTCCGGCGCGAAGACCCGTTCCGCGTGCCGCCCGCTCTGGTGGCCGTCGGCGAACGGGGTCCCGTCGCCCGGGCGACGCTGGCCGCCGGCGACCCGTTCTGGCTCGTGTCCGGGTACGAGGAAGCGCGCGCGGTGCTTTCGGACCCGCGCTTTTCCTCCGACCGCTTCCAGTACCACCCCCGGTTCAAGGAATTGTCGCCCGAATTCCGGGAGCGCCTGCGTGATGACAAGGCGCGGGCGGGGTCGTTCATCAACATGGACCCGCCGGAGCACACCCGGTACCGGAAACTGCTCACCGGGCAGTTCACCGTCCGGCGGATCCGCGAGCTGAGCGCCCGGATCGACGAGATCGTCGCCGGGCGGGTGGACGCCATGCTGGCCGGCGGGACCACCGCCGACCTGATGACCGAATTCGCGTTTCCCGCCCCCTCGCTGATGATCTGCGAGCTGCTCGGGGTGCGTTACGAGGACCGGGCGGAGTTCCAGCAGCGCGCGTCGGCCCTGCTGCAGATGAACGCCCCGGTCGCGGAGGCGGTGAAGAACGCCGACGCCCTGCGCGCGTTCATGCAAGAGCTGGTGACCGACAAGCGCAAGAACCCGGCGGGCGACCTCATCTCCGGCCTGATCCACCACGCCGGCGCCGACCCCGCGCTCACCGACGACGAGCTGATCAACATCGCCAACCTGCTGCTCATCGCCGGCTACGACACCACGGCGAGCATGCTGGGGCTGGGCATCTTCGTGCTGCTGCAGCGCCCCGACCAGCTCGCCACGCTGCGCGACGACCCGTCCCGCATCGCCGACGCGGTCGAGGAGCTGCTGCGCTACCTGTCCGTGGTGAACCCGGGGATCTTCCGGTTCGCCAAGGAGGACCTGGAGTTCGCCGGCGAGCACATCCCGGCCGGCTCGACCGTGGTGGTCTCCGTGGTGGCCACCAACCGCGACGAGCGGCAGTGGCCGGACCCGGACCTCGACCTGACCCGCCCCCGCGGCCCGCACCTGGCGTTCGGCCACGGCGTGCACCAGTGCCTCGGCCAGCAGCTGGCCCGGATGGAGATGCAGGCGGGCTACGCCGAGCTGCTGCGCCGCCTGCCGAACCTCCGCCTGGCGGTACCGCCGGAGGAGGTCCCCCTGCGCAACGACATGCTGACCTACGGGGTGCACTCGCTCCCGATCGCCTGGGACGCTCCCTAG
- a CDS encoding thiamine pyrophosphate-dependent enzyme, protein MQMTEENLRGLFGRMTGDEKHGWAAASTLHAIWVLYERVLNVSPSNIDDPGRDRFYLSKGHGPMAYYAVLAAKGFIEPETLDTWRQWGSPLGMHPDRNLAPGVEISSGSLGHGLPLGVGTALGLRAQGRDARVFVLMGDGEFDEGSNHETMAIAGRLGIGSLTAIVIDNKTASLGWPGGIAGRFEQEGWAATTVDGRDHDALEKALTGETDGRPRAVIAEILPIEEGSTA, encoded by the coding sequence ATGCAGATGACCGAAGAGAACCTCCGCGGCCTGTTCGGCCGGATGACGGGGGACGAGAAGCACGGCTGGGCCGCGGCGTCGACGTTGCACGCGATCTGGGTGCTCTACGAACGCGTGCTCAACGTGTCGCCGTCGAACATCGACGACCCCGGCCGCGACCGGTTCTACCTCTCCAAGGGCCACGGCCCGATGGCCTACTACGCGGTGCTGGCCGCGAAGGGCTTCATCGAGCCGGAAACGCTGGACACCTGGCGGCAGTGGGGTTCGCCGCTGGGCATGCACCCGGACCGCAACCTGGCGCCCGGCGTGGAGATCAGCAGCGGCTCCCTCGGCCACGGGCTCCCGCTCGGCGTCGGCACCGCGCTCGGGCTGCGCGCCCAGGGCCGCGACGCCCGCGTGTTCGTCCTGATGGGCGACGGCGAGTTCGACGAGGGCAGCAACCACGAGACGATGGCGATCGCCGGACGGCTCGGGATCGGCAGCCTCACCGCGATCGTCATCGACAACAAGACGGCGAGCCTCGGCTGGCCGGGCGGCATCGCCGGGCGCTTCGAACAGGAGGGCTGGGCCGCCACCACGGTCGACGGCCGCGACCACGACGCGCTGGAGAAGGCGCTGACCGGGGAGACCGACGGGCGGCCGCGTGCGGTCATCGCGGAAATCCTCCCGATCGAGGAAGGGAGCACCGCATGA